In the genome of Longimicrobiales bacterium, one region contains:
- the tyrS gene encoding tyrosine--tRNA ligase, with product MLKFAPVNEQMDAIRRDALEIIPEDALARKLERSCGTGEPLRVKQGFDPTRPDLHIGHAVSIRKLRTFQELGHEVIFVVGDYTARVGDPSGRSETRPRLTPAEISSNAATYAEQVGRILDVTKVRVEFNSSWLAPLDLAKLLELTATYTVARMLERDDFAKRYAQQRPISILEFMYPLMQAYDSVALNADVELGGTDQKFNLLVGRTVQERYGQEPQVCLIMPLLRGTDGELKMSKSYDNYIGISEPPTEQFGKTMSAPDSLLEEWTRLAGGLDGADLQQALALISNDPYRAKRALARRVVATYHGEDEAAKAEAHFDRIFREHATPDTVPEIEVVLGDDRLRSDGDTVFLAGLLVIAGLASSNTEAARLLEQGSVQVDEARVNDRAARVRARAGTSMLLQRGKRHFVRVLFGG from the coding sequence ATGCTGAAATTTGCACCCGTGAACGAACAGATGGATGCGATCCGGCGCGATGCGCTGGAGATCATCCCCGAAGACGCGCTCGCGCGCAAGCTGGAGCGCAGCTGCGGCACCGGTGAGCCGCTGCGCGTGAAGCAGGGCTTCGATCCGACCCGGCCCGACCTCCACATCGGTCACGCGGTCTCCATACGCAAGCTGCGTACGTTTCAGGAGCTGGGCCACGAGGTCATCTTCGTCGTCGGCGACTACACGGCGCGCGTGGGAGATCCGAGCGGCCGCAGCGAGACGCGGCCGCGCCTGACGCCTGCCGAGATATCCTCGAACGCCGCCACCTACGCCGAGCAGGTCGGCCGCATTCTCGATGTCACGAAGGTGCGCGTCGAGTTCAACTCGAGCTGGCTCGCTCCGCTCGACCTCGCGAAGCTGCTCGAGCTCACCGCCACCTACACCGTCGCACGGATGCTCGAGCGCGATGACTTCGCGAAGCGCTACGCACAGCAGCGGCCGATCTCGATCCTCGAGTTCATGTATCCGCTCATGCAGGCCTACGACTCCGTAGCCCTGAATGCCGATGTCGAGCTCGGCGGCACGGACCAGAAATTCAACCTGCTCGTCGGCCGCACGGTCCAGGAACGCTACGGCCAGGAGCCGCAGGTCTGCCTCATCATGCCCCTCCTGCGCGGCACCGATGGCGAGCTCAAGATGTCGAAGTCCTACGACAACTACATCGGCATCTCCGAGCCGCCGACGGAGCAGTTCGGCAAGACCATGTCGGCCCCCGACTCGCTCCTGGAGGAATGGACACGCCTCGCCGGCGGTCTCGACGGCGCGGATCTCCAGCAGGCCCTCGCCCTGATCTCCAACGATCCCTACCGCGCCAAACGCGCTCTCGCTCGCCGGGTGGTCGCCACCTATCACGGCGAGGATGAGGCCGCAAAGGCGGAGGCGCACTTCGACCGCATCTTCCGCGAGCACGCCACTCCCGACACCGTGCCCGAGATCGAAGTCGTGCTCGGCGACGACCGCCTCCGCTCGGACGGCGACACCGTGTTCCTCGCCGGCCTCCTCGTCATCGCCGGCCTGGCCTCGTCCAACACGGAAGCCGCGCGGCTCCTCGAGCAGGGCTCCGTCCAGGTCGATGAGGCACGCGTCAACGACCGGGCCGCTCGCGTGCGCGCCCGCGCGGGCACCAGCATGCTGCTCCAGCGCGGCAAGAGACACTTCGTCCGCGTCCTGTTCGGCGGCTGA
- a CDS encoding BadF/BadG/BcrA/BcrD ATPase family protein, with the protein MTTLPYVGVDGGGTHARAVAVDEQGRELARRVGPAGLVDPRDPVSAADAVAGLVRAVLADTGAPSAAALCCGLAGAGRPHEREAVRIALTLENLAALVIVVGDAEAAMADAFPDGAGVLVVAGTGSIAWARTFEGETLRVGGWGQLLGDEGSGYDIALHALRAIAHAADGRLPATSLTDMLLAAVDLRAPEDLITWTASATKAQIAALAPAVLDCAERGDSAAVSVRARAVAALVHMARTAARRSGADTPVFAFAGGLLAPDGPLRDHVVTALREHLPDIRVSERPVDAALGAARIALSLQPGRP; encoded by the coding sequence ATGACCACGCTGCCGTACGTCGGCGTCGACGGCGGCGGCACGCACGCTCGTGCAGTGGCCGTCGACGAGCAGGGCAGGGAGCTGGCACGGCGCGTCGGTCCGGCGGGTCTCGTGGACCCGCGCGATCCCGTCAGCGCGGCCGATGCGGTCGCCGGGCTCGTCCGCGCCGTCCTGGCCGATACGGGCGCGCCATCCGCCGCAGCGCTGTGCTGCGGCCTGGCCGGGGCCGGCCGTCCACACGAGCGCGAGGCCGTGCGTATCGCGCTCACGCTCGAGAACCTCGCAGCACTTGTGATTGTCGTGGGGGACGCCGAGGCCGCAATGGCCGATGCGTTCCCCGACGGCGCCGGCGTGCTCGTCGTGGCCGGCACCGGGTCGATCGCATGGGCGCGCACATTCGAGGGCGAAACGCTCCGCGTGGGGGGGTGGGGCCAGTTGCTCGGCGATGAAGGCAGCGGCTACGACATCGCACTGCACGCCCTCCGCGCCATCGCGCATGCCGCCGACGGCAGGCTGCCTGCAACGTCGCTTACCGACATGCTGCTAGCAGCGGTCGACCTGCGTGCACCGGAGGATCTCATCACGTGGACGGCGTCCGCCACGAAAGCGCAGATCGCCGCGCTCGCGCCCGCGGTGCTCGATTGTGCGGAGCGTGGCGACAGCGCAGCCGTGTCAGTACGAGCGCGAGCCGTTGCCGCCCTGGTGCATATGGCGCGCACGGCGGCGCGCCGCTCCGGAGCCGACACGCCGGTATTCGCATTTGCCGGAGGTCTGCTCGCACCCGACGGTCCGTTGCGCGATCACGTGGTCACAGCGTTGCGCGAGCATCTGCCCGATATCCGCGTCAGCGAACGGCCGGTCGATGCAGCCCTGGGTGCGGCGCGCATCGCGCTTAGCCTTCAGCCCGGCCGACCGTAG
- a CDS encoding sodium:solute symporter, which produces MHSAFTGLDIVVLIAYIVGVTAFGTWLGGSQRGARDYFLAGRELPWWAICFSVVATETSALTFISIPATAYTSDFWFLQLAAGYLIGRIAIAWLLLPRYFSGELVTAYQLLERRFGLGARRFTSVIFMVTRAFADSVRVFAAAIPIALITGLPYWQSIVLAGVVTVIYTYYGGLRAVIWIDVVQMGLYIFGGAVALYVLTQLVPGGWGEIAETARAADKFRVIHLEGGFASGRWLITGLIGGAFLSMASHGVDHLIVQRLLAAGNLPGARKALIGSGLVVFAQFTLFLAVGVGLYAYYGGRTFDVPDEIFPLFIVEGLPPGISGLIVAGILAAMMSTVSSSLNSLASATTHDLYAPLAGAEGDEERLMRMGRAFTIMWAIILIGGALLFQLVQPGTPIVVIALQIASFTYGGLLGGFLLAIMSDRADQVDAVIGIAAAIVLMAVLWAAQQFGAMPRVVDGLWFALIGSTLTVAVGTASAAIRGSRAPA; this is translated from the coding sequence GTGCACAGCGCATTTACCGGACTGGACATCGTCGTCCTCATCGCCTACATCGTGGGCGTCACGGCGTTCGGCACATGGCTCGGCGGCTCACAGCGCGGCGCGCGCGACTACTTCCTGGCCGGCCGGGAGCTGCCCTGGTGGGCCATTTGCTTCTCCGTCGTCGCGACGGAAACGAGTGCACTCACGTTCATCAGCATTCCGGCCACGGCGTATACCAGCGACTTCTGGTTTCTCCAGCTCGCGGCCGGTTACCTGATAGGACGCATCGCAATCGCATGGCTGCTGCTGCCGCGCTACTTCAGCGGCGAGCTCGTCACAGCCTATCAACTGCTCGAACGGCGTTTCGGCCTCGGTGCGCGACGCTTCACATCCGTGATCTTCATGGTCACGCGGGCATTCGCCGACAGCGTTCGCGTGTTCGCGGCGGCCATTCCCATCGCGCTGATCACCGGTCTCCCGTACTGGCAGAGCATCGTGCTGGCAGGCGTGGTCACCGTCATTTACACGTACTACGGCGGGCTGCGTGCTGTCATATGGATCGACGTCGTGCAGATGGGTCTCTACATCTTCGGCGGTGCCGTAGCCCTCTATGTGCTCACGCAGCTGGTTCCGGGCGGCTGGGGTGAGATCGCGGAGACCGCACGGGCGGCCGACAAGTTCCGTGTCATCCATCTCGAGGGCGGGTTTGCGAGCGGACGCTGGCTGATCACGGGTCTGATCGGCGGCGCGTTTCTGTCCATGGCTTCGCACGGTGTCGACCATCTCATTGTGCAGAGGCTGCTCGCCGCCGGCAATCTGCCGGGTGCGCGCAAGGCGCTGATCGGCAGCGGTCTCGTCGTATTCGCGCAGTTCACGCTGTTCCTCGCCGTCGGTGTCGGCCTGTATGCATACTACGGCGGACGCACGTTCGACGTGCCCGACGAGATCTTCCCGCTCTTCATCGTTGAGGGTCTGCCGCCGGGCATCTCCGGGCTCATCGTGGCCGGCATCCTCGCCGCGATGATGTCGACCGTGTCCTCATCCCTCAACTCACTCGCGTCCGCGACCACGCACGATCTGTATGCCCCGCTCGCCGGAGCGGAAGGCGATGAGGAACGGCTGATGCGGATGGGGCGCGCCTTCACGATCATGTGGGCCATCATTCTCATCGGCGGCGCGCTGCTCTTTCAGCTCGTGCAGCCGGGCACACCGATCGTCGTGATTGCACTCCAGATCGCCTCGTTCACGTACGGCGGTCTTCTCGGCGGCTTCCTGCTCGCCATCATGTCGGATCGTGCGGACCAGGTGGATGCGGTCATTGGTATCGCGGCGGCCATCGTTCTCATGGCCGTGCTGTGGGCAGCACAGCAGTTCGGTGCCATGCCGCGCGTCGTAGACGGTCTCTGGTTCGCCCTGATCGGCTCCACGCTGACCGTTGCGGTCGGCACGGCGAGCGCCGCAATCCGCGGGAGCCGCGCGCCGGCATGA